GTTGGCCGAATCCTATCCGTGTGCGATTACAAATGTCAAAAAGTCGTGAAATGCAGGTTGATATAACCAAAATCACCCGCTGCTCTGGTGCATTTCCATGCCTGTTCAGGCCATCAGTGGGCATTTTTTCTTTTGTCAGAAATGTCGCCTTGACCAACCAGCCAACATTCGGCGAGCGGCGTATACAAAAGGCGTAGTTACAAAGTGATACATATGTAAAGACAAGCCTTTACAAATACCCAAGCAACAGCAAATAGCAAGCATTACCATTCGCACCCTCTTTTCACCTGCCTCGGTCCGGATGTATTCATGCTTGTACCCTGCCGCCTTTCTCCCCTGACGCTTGGCCTGTCGCTGCTGTTCAGCGCCAGCCTGGCCAATGCCGCCACCACCACCTTGCCGGAACTGTCAGTCACCGCCGAAAGCGAGCGCGAAGAGGACAACCCGCGGGTCAAGGAGGTCAGTACCGCAACGCGCACCTCGACGCCGGTGCGCTACGTGCCCCAGGCCATCGACACGGTAAAGACCGCCAACGTTCTGGACTACGGCAACAACACCCTGGGCAAGGCGCTTGAAGGCATCCCCAACGTCAGCAGCGGCGCCGACACCCGCTTCGACAGCGTGCGCATCCGCGGTTTCGAGGCCAGCAACGACTTCTACCTGGACGGCATTCGCGACGACAGCCAGTACATCCGCGACCTCAATAACATCGAGCGGGTCGAAGTGCTCAAAGGGCCGGCAGCGGTGCTGTATGGCCGTGGCAGCCAGGGTGGCATCGTCAACCGCGTCAGCAAGGCGCCGGAGCACGGCCGCCGCTCGAGCATCGAGGCGCAAGGCGGTAGCGAAGATCTGCGCAGCCTGTACGCCGACCTCAGCGCCGACCCCAGCGATACCATCAGCCTGCGCCTGAACCTGGGCAACCAGGACACCAACAGCTTCCGCGATGGCATCGATGGCAGCCGCCAGTTGTTCGCCCCGTCGATGAGCTGGCAGCTCTCGCCCGACCTGAACTGGCTGGTGCAGTACGAGTACAGCCGCTACAACCGCACCCCAGACCGTGGCATCCCCGGGGTCAATGGCCGCCCGGCAGACGTCAGCCGCAGCACCACCTATGGCGATACCCAACGCGACTACATCGATGACCGCGCCCAGTCGCTGCGCTCGCGGCTCAACTACCAGCTCAACGAAACCTGGCAACTGCGCCACACCCTTGGCCTGTTCAAGCTCGACAGCGAGTTCGACAACACCTACGCGGTGGGCTACGACGCCAGCAAAAACACCGTTACTCGCCAGCGCTGGCAGCAGGACCTGAACACCCGCAACCTGTTCAACAACCTCGAAGCCGAGGGCGACTTCAACACCTTGGGGCTGGAGCACAAGCTATTGGTAGGCCTGGAGTTCGGCAGCCAACGGCGCGACCCGACCCTTTACAGCGCTGCGCCGAACTCTGTGCCAAGCCTGGACGTCGGCAACCCCAACCGTGGCCTGCAACACACTGGCCCCATGTTGCTGTCGAGCGACAACCACACCGTGGTTCAAAGCCGTGGCCTTTACCTGCAAGACCAGGTCCGCCTGAACGATCAATGGCAGTTGCTCGCCGGCGTGCGATTCGACCAGTTCGAGGTAGAGACCACCAACAAGGACGGCCTGACCGAGCCGCAGGACAGCAACACCACCAGCCCGCGCCTGGGTGTGGTCTACACGCCGTGGCGCGACCACTCCTTCTACGCCTCGTGGAGCAAGACCTTCTCGCCGGTGGGCGGTGGCCTGATCGGCATTACCCCTGGCGCGCCGGGCAACAGCAATGACACCGGGCCAGAGCTCACCCGGCAGAAAGAGATCGGGGTCAAGAGCGACTGGCTCGACCAGCGCCTGACCACCACCCTCGCGGTGTATGAACTGGAGCTGTACAACCGCCGCACGCGTGACGCCAACGACCCGAGAATCACCGTGCTCACCGGTTTGCAACGTTCACGGGGCATCGAGCTGACCGCCACCGGCAACATTGTCGGCAACTGGTACGTGCGTGGGGGCATCGGCCTGCAGGATGCAACCATCGTCAAGGACAACAACAACCAGGAGGGCAACCGCATCAACGACGTGGCCAAGCGTAACGCCAGCCTGTTCGTGACCTGGAAGCCGGAGCTGGGATGGTACGCCGAGACCGGGCTGACGTTGGTCGGTGACCGTTATGCCGACAACCAGAACACCACGGTGTTGCCAGGCTATGGCCGCTGGGATGCGCTGGCCGGCTACCGCACCCACGACTGGGATGTGCGGGCGGCGTTGAACAACATTGCCGACAAGACTTACTACAGTTCGGCAACCAGTGCTGCGCAGATCCAGGTGGGCGACCCGCGCAGCCTGGTGGTGACGAGCACTTACAGGTTCTGATGCTCCTGCCTGCACCGGTGTCAGGACCGGTGCAGGCTACCCCGATAATGTCAGTGCCACACCGCCATCAGCGCCTGCATCTCCGCTTCGCTGATCAGCCCTTGGGGGTATCGCCCGGCAAGCAGACGTCGTGGGTCGGTCGTCCTGACCTGAATGTTTCCATGGTGCTTCAACCACTGCGCCAGAACCTCGAGCGATGGGTGGTTCACTGCCGATGGGCACAAAGCCGACTCACTTGCTGCGTTCATTTCTACACGTACTCCCTTGCCCGTGAGCGGCTAATTTACGTAGGTATTGTTACAGATCCGAGAGCCCCGCCAAGCCGAGCTATCTATTTGAAAAACAATACAAAACGTATGCCAAACACGCCGCCGGAGGTCGCCTGAAAAAAAAGGCCCGTCACATGACAGGCCTCTTCGTTCAGGGTGGCTTCAGCGCTTGACCGGTGCCGGTTGCTGCTGGGTCAGGCAATGGATGTTGCCGCCCCCCAGCAGCAACTCACGGCCAGGGATCATCACCACTTCGTGATCCGGGAAGATCTTGGCCAGGATCGCTCTGGCCTGGGCATCGGCCGGGTCATCGAAGCTCGGCGCGATGATGCCGCCGTTGACGATCAGGAAGTTCACGTACGATCCAGCCAGGCGCACCGATGGGTCGCGCTCTTGGCTGCCGGCCACCTGATCGACACCGTCACACTCTTCGGCAGTGGCAAACAGTGGGCCCGGAATCGGCATCTTGTGCACCACGAACTCACGGCCTTTGGCGTCGCGGGTGTTTTTCAGCACCTCCAGGGCGGCGTGGCAGCGTGCGTAGTTGGGGTCGTTGGAATCATCGGTCCAGGCCAGTAACACTTCGCCTGGGCGCACGTAACAGCAGAAGTTGTCGACGTGGCCGTCGGTTTCGTCGTTGTACAGGCCGTCCGGCAGCCAGACCACGGTATCGACCGCCAGGTGCTCGCGCAGTACCGCTTCGATCTGCTCGCGGCCCAGGTGCGGGTTGCGGTTACGGTTGAGCAGGCATTCCTCGGTGGTGATCACGGTACCTTCGCCGTCCACGTGGATCGAGCCACCTTCCAGCACGAAGCCTTCGGTCTGGTAGCGCTGGCAGCGCTCCATTTCCAGGACCTTGGCGGCCAGCTCCTCGTCACGGTTCCATGGCGCGTAGAGGCCGCCATCGAAACCGCCCCAGGCATTAAAGCCCCAGTCAACGCCGCGTACTTCGCCATGATCGTTGATGACGAAGGTAGGGCCGGTGTCGCGCACCCAGGCATCGTCATTGCTGATTTCCACGACGCGGATGTTCGGCAGGTCGAGTTGGCGACGGGCGTTTTCGTATTGGCCTGCGGAAACGCCCACGGTCACCGGCTCAAAACGGGCGATGGCTTTGGCCAGTGTCACATGGGCAGCCTGCGCCGGTTTGCCACCCAGGCGCCAGTTGTCCGAACGCTCCGGCCAGACCATCCAAACCTGGGTCTGCGGCGCCCATTCAGCGGGCATGTGAAAGCCGTCGGCACGGGGGGTAGAATTGAGGGTTTTCATGGTGAACCTCTGCGTAGGCCCTGAGCCGATGTGCGCTGGGGCGTTGGTCGATGAGTAGGGGTGAGGCACTTTTATAACCGATATTTATCGGCATTTTAACCACGGCTTACAGAAAACAAACAGTATCACGCCGAATATACCGATAACAATCGATGTACTCCATAACGCATAGCTCACCGCAGTGATATTTGTCTGCCACCACCCTAGCCGACGAGCTAGGCTGCTTGCATGACTATCAACCTGGCTAACGAGTCGGCATGAACATCATTCCCACCGAGATCCCTGACGTACTGATCATCGAGCCGACGGTGTACGGTGACAGCCGTGGCTTTTTCTTCGAAGCCTTCAACGCCCGCGAATTCGCGAAGCAGACCGGCGTCACCTTGGACTTCGTCCAGGACAACCACTCGCGCTCCATCAAGGGCGTGCTGCGCGGCCTGCACTACCAGGTGGAAAACACCCAGGGCAAACTGGTGCGCGTGGTACAGGGCGAGATACGCGACATTGCCGTGGATGTACGCAAGCGCTCGCCCACGTTCGGCAAGTGGGTTGCGGTGCACCTGTCGGCCGATAATCATCGGCAACTGTGGATTCCACCTGGGTTCGCCCACGGTTTCTCGGTGGTCAGCGACTCGGCCGAGTTTCTCTACAAGACCACTGACTACTACAACCCTGGCGCCGACCGTTGCATCCGTTGGGACGATCCGCAGCTTGCCATCGACTGGCAACTCGAAGGGCCGCCGGTGTTGTCGGAAAAGGACAAGGTCGGTGTAGCGCTGAGCGAGGCGCAGTTGCTGCCCTGACGATCATCGTCCGCCACACTGGCAGCAGGCGCTGATCGACTGCCTCAAGTAGCGCATAATTGCGTCAGACTTTTCTGGCGCACTTACGTGATGATCGCAAAACCCACGCCTCCACGCCGTCCCCGCTGGCGCAGCCTGGCCCTGCTGACCCTGTGCCTGATCCCACTCCTGTGGCCGCTGCATCACCTGGCCGAGCGCTACTATCAGGAAGAACTGGCCTCACAGAACCGCCAGACCCTCGACCTGTATGTCGCCAACCTGCTAGGCACCCTGCACCGCTACGAAACCCTGCCGCAGATCCTCGGCGACCTGCCGGCGCTGCGCGGTGTGCTGGCCGACCCGTTCCGCCTGGAAGCGGTGACCAACGCCAACCGCCTGCTCAAGGACATCGTCCAGCAGACCGGTGCCGAGGTGATGTACCTGATGGACGTCAGCGGCAATACCCTGGCCGCCTCCAACTGGGACAAGCACGACAGCTTCGTCGGTCGCAACTTCGCCTTCCGCCCCTACTTCAACGAGGCCATGGCCGGCCACCTGGGGCGCTTCTTCGGCCAGGGCACCACCTCGGCCAAGCGTGGCTACTTCTTCGCCGCCGCCGTGCGCGACCGCGAGCGGATCGTGGGCGTGCTGGTGGTCAAGGTCGACTTGGACCACACCGAAACCCTGTGGGGCCGCACCCCAGAGCAACTGTTGCTGACCGACCATAACGGCGTGGTGATCCTCACCTCTCGGCCGGACTGGCGCTTCCGCGCCACCCGTGCACTGACCGAGGCCGAGCGCCAGGCGATCATCGCCATCCAGCCGTACCCGACCCAGGCCCCGCAACCGCTGCAGCTCAACCACGATGCGTGGATCACCCAGACCCGCGACATCAAGGAAACCGGCTGGCAGGTCAGCATCCTCGCCCCGCGCATCCTGGTCGACCGCTCGGTGCAGACCGTGATGGCCATCGGCGCCGGCACGCTGCTGGTGCTGGTGCTGCTGGCCGGCCTGGTGATGCAACGGCGGCGTCACTACATCGACCGCATCGACTTCGAGGCCCGCGGCCGCCAGGAGCTGGAAAAACGCGTGGCCGAACGCACCGCCGACCTCGAAGGCCTCAACACCCGCCTCAAGCGTGCCGTGCTCGACCGTGAAAATGCCCAGCAGGAAGCGGTGCGGGCCCAGGACGAACTGGTCCAGGCCGGCAAGCTGTCGGTGCTGGGCACCATGTCGGCGAGTATCAGCCACGAGCTCAACCAGCCGCTGGCGGCCATCCGCAGCTACGCCGAGAACGCCGAGATCCTGCTCGACCACCAGCGCACCGATGACGCCCGTGGCAACCTCAAGCTGATCGGTGAGCTGACCGGGCGCATGGCCTCGATCATCGCCCACCTGCGCGCCTTCGCCCGCCGCGACCGCCACGCCCCGGAAAGCGTGGCCCTGCAGCCGGCGCTGGACGACGCCCTGGCGCTGCTAGCCAAGCGCCGCCGAGCGATGGCCGTTGAGCTGATCCGCGACCTGCCGGAGGCCACCTTGTGGGTACAGGCGGGTGAAACCCGACTGCGCCAGGTGCTCGGCAACCTGCTGGCCAACGCCCTCGACGCCCTCACCGAAAAAGCCAACCCGCGCCGCCTCTGGCTGAGTGCCGAACAGCGCGATGGCTACGTCTACCTGTACATTCGCGACAACGGCCCGGGTTTCAGCCGCCAGGCGCTGGAGCATGCCAAGGAACCGTTCTTCACCACCAAGACCCGTACCCAGGGTCTGGGCCTGGGGCTGGCCATCTGCGAAAGCCTGATGCGCGCCCTTGGCGGCGAACTGCTGCTGGCCAACCACCCTGAAGGCGGCGCCTTGCTCACCCTGCAACTGCGCGTGGCCGCACCCGGCGCTACCCTGCCCAATTCGGAGGACCCCTCGGCATGACCCCCGAGACACTGATCGACAGCCAAGCCCAGGTCATTCTGGTCGACGACGACCCGCACCTGCGCCAGGCCCTGAGCCAGACCCTGGACCTTGCCGGGCTCAAGGTGGTGGCGCTGGCCGATGCCCAAGGCCTGGCCGAGCGTATCGAAGCTGACTGGCCCGGTGTGGTGGTCAGCGACATCCGCATGCCTGGCATCGATGGCCTACAGCTGCTGGAGCAACTGCACGGTCGCGACAGCGAACTGCCCGTGCTGCTGATTACCGGCCACGGCGATGTGCCGCTAGCAGTACAGGCCATGCGCGCCGGTGCCTATGACTTTCTCGAAAAGCCGTTCGCCAGCGACGCCCTGCTCGACAGCGTGCGCCGTGCCCTGGCCCTGCGTCGCCTGGTGCTGGACAACCGCAGCCTGCGCCTGGCCTTGAGCGACCGCCAGCAACTGGCCACCCGCCTGGTGGGCCAGTCGCCGGCAATGCTGCGCCTGCGCGAGCAGATCGGCGCCCTGGCCGGCACCCGCGCCGATGTGCTGATTCTGGGTGAAACCGGCGCGGGCAAAGAAGTGGTGGCCCGCGCCCTGCATGACTTGTCCAGCCGCCGCGAGGGGCCCTTCGTGGCCATCAACGCTGGGGCACTGGCCGAATCAGTGGTCGAGAGCGAGCTGTTTGGCCATGAACCCGGCGCCTTCACCGGGGCGCAGAAGCGGCGTATCGGCAAGTTCGAGTTCGCCAATGGCGGCACGCTGTTCCTCGACGAAATCGAGAGCATGAGCCTGGATGTGCAGGTCAAACTGCTGCGCATGCTGCAGGAGCGAGTGGTCGAGCGCCTGGGTGGCAACCAGCTGATCCCGCTGGATATCCGCATCATTGCCGCCACCAAGGAAGACCTGCGCCAGTCCGCCGACCAGGGGCGCTTCCGTGCCGACCTGTATTACCGCCTGAACGTGGCGCCGCTGCGCATCCCCCCGCTGCGTGAGCGCGGTGACGACATCCTGGTGTTGTTCCAGCACTTCGCCGATGCAGCCAGCCAGCGTCACGGCTTGGCGCCGCACACCCTGCAGCCGGCACAGCGCGCCTTGCTGCTGCGCCACGACTGGCCAGGCAATGTGCGCGAGCTGCAGAACGTCGCCGAACGCTTCGCCCTTGGCCTGGAGCTGGCCCTCGACGGCCAGGCGCCGGCAGCGGCAACGCCAACAGCGGCGGTATTGACCGGCAACCTCAGCGAGCAGGTCGAACAGTTCGAGCGCTCGCTGATTGCAGCCGAGCTCGCCCAGCCGCATAGCTCCATGCGCAGCCTGGCCGAGGCGCTGGGCATTCCCCGCAAGACCCTGCATGACAAGCTGCGTAAACACAGCCTCAGTTTTGAAGGCGGCAGCGGCGGCCACGACGACCAGGAGGACAACCGTCCATGAACACCGACAGCCAGTATTTGCAGTCCGTACTGCACAGCGATATCCCCCTGACCCGCGAAATGGGCCTGGAGGTCATCGACTGGCAGCAGCACACCCTGCGCCTGCAACTGCCGCTGGCAGCCAACGTCAACCACAAGAGCACCATGTTCGGCGGCAGCTTGTACTGCGCCGCAGTGCTGGTGGGTTGGGGGTGGCTGCACCTGCGCTTGCGCGAGCTGGGCATCGATGACGGGCATATCGTCATCCAGGAGGGGCAGATCAGTTACCCGCTGCCGGTCACAGGTGCCGCGGTGGCTCGCTGTGCGGCGCCGGATGAGAAGACCTGGGCGCGCTTCGTGACAATGTACCAGCGCCGTGGTCGGGCGCGTTTGACGCTGGAAACCACCGTCAGCAATGCCGGTAGCGACGCGCCTGCCGTGA
The sequence above is drawn from the Pseudomonas putida genome and encodes:
- a CDS encoding sigma-54-dependent transcriptional regulator produces the protein MTPETLIDSQAQVILVDDDPHLRQALSQTLDLAGLKVVALADAQGLAERIEADWPGVVVSDIRMPGIDGLQLLEQLHGRDSELPVLLITGHGDVPLAVQAMRAGAYDFLEKPFASDALLDSVRRALALRRLVLDNRSLRLALSDRQQLATRLVGQSPAMLRLREQIGALAGTRADVLILGETGAGKEVVARALHDLSSRREGPFVAINAGALAESVVESELFGHEPGAFTGAQKRRIGKFEFANGGTLFLDEIESMSLDVQVKLLRMLQERVVERLGGNQLIPLDIRIIAATKEDLRQSADQGRFRADLYYRLNVAPLRIPPLRERGDDILVLFQHFADAASQRHGLAPHTLQPAQRALLLRHDWPGNVRELQNVAERFALGLELALDGQAPAAATPTAAVLTGNLSEQVEQFERSLIAAELAQPHSSMRSLAEALGIPRKTLHDKLRKHSLSFEGGSGGHDDQEDNRP
- a CDS encoding TonB-dependent receptor; the protein is MLVPCRLSPLTLGLSLLFSASLANAATTTLPELSVTAESEREEDNPRVKEVSTATRTSTPVRYVPQAIDTVKTANVLDYGNNTLGKALEGIPNVSSGADTRFDSVRIRGFEASNDFYLDGIRDDSQYIRDLNNIERVEVLKGPAAVLYGRGSQGGIVNRVSKAPEHGRRSSIEAQGGSEDLRSLYADLSADPSDTISLRLNLGNQDTNSFRDGIDGSRQLFAPSMSWQLSPDLNWLVQYEYSRYNRTPDRGIPGVNGRPADVSRSTTYGDTQRDYIDDRAQSLRSRLNYQLNETWQLRHTLGLFKLDSEFDNTYAVGYDASKNTVTRQRWQQDLNTRNLFNNLEAEGDFNTLGLEHKLLVGLEFGSQRRDPTLYSAAPNSVPSLDVGNPNRGLQHTGPMLLSSDNHTVVQSRGLYLQDQVRLNDQWQLLAGVRFDQFEVETTNKDGLTEPQDSNTTSPRLGVVYTPWRDHSFYASWSKTFSPVGGGLIGITPGAPGNSNDTGPELTRQKEIGVKSDWLDQRLTTTLAVYELELYNRRTRDANDPRITVLTGLQRSRGIELTATGNIVGNWYVRGGIGLQDATIVKDNNNQEGNRINDVAKRNASLFVTWKPELGWYAETGLTLVGDRYADNQNTTVLPGYGRWDALAGYRTHDWDVRAALNNIADKTYYSSATSAAQIQVGDPRSLVVTSTYRF
- a CDS encoding sensor histidine kinase translates to MIAKPTPPRRPRWRSLALLTLCLIPLLWPLHHLAERYYQEELASQNRQTLDLYVANLLGTLHRYETLPQILGDLPALRGVLADPFRLEAVTNANRLLKDIVQQTGAEVMYLMDVSGNTLAASNWDKHDSFVGRNFAFRPYFNEAMAGHLGRFFGQGTTSAKRGYFFAAAVRDRERIVGVLVVKVDLDHTETLWGRTPEQLLLTDHNGVVILTSRPDWRFRATRALTEAERQAIIAIQPYPTQAPQPLQLNHDAWITQTRDIKETGWQVSILAPRILVDRSVQTVMAIGAGTLLVLVLLAGLVMQRRRHYIDRIDFEARGRQELEKRVAERTADLEGLNTRLKRAVLDRENAQQEAVRAQDELVQAGKLSVLGTMSASISHELNQPLAAIRSYAENAEILLDHQRTDDARGNLKLIGELTGRMASIIAHLRAFARRDRHAPESVALQPALDDALALLAKRRRAMAVELIRDLPEATLWVQAGETRLRQVLGNLLANALDALTEKANPRRLWLSAEQRDGYVYLYIRDNGPGFSRQALEHAKEPFFTTKTRTQGLGLGLAICESLMRALGGELLLANHPEGGALLTLQLRVAAPGATLPNSEDPSA
- the rfbC gene encoding dTDP-4-dehydrorhamnose 3,5-epimerase, with the protein product MNIIPTEIPDVLIIEPTVYGDSRGFFFEAFNAREFAKQTGVTLDFVQDNHSRSIKGVLRGLHYQVENTQGKLVRVVQGEIRDIAVDVRKRSPTFGKWVAVHLSADNHRQLWIPPGFAHGFSVVSDSAEFLYKTTDYYNPGADRCIRWDDPQLAIDWQLEGPPVLSEKDKVGVALSEAQLLP
- the aguA gene encoding agmatine deiminase, producing the protein MKTLNSTPRADGFHMPAEWAPQTQVWMVWPERSDNWRLGGKPAQAAHVTLAKAIARFEPVTVGVSAGQYENARRQLDLPNIRVVEISNDDAWVRDTGPTFVINDHGEVRGVDWGFNAWGGFDGGLYAPWNRDEELAAKVLEMERCQRYQTEGFVLEGGSIHVDGEGTVITTEECLLNRNRNPHLGREQIEAVLREHLAVDTVVWLPDGLYNDETDGHVDNFCCYVRPGEVLLAWTDDSNDPNYARCHAALEVLKNTRDAKGREFVVHKMPIPGPLFATAEECDGVDQVAGSQERDPSVRLAGSYVNFLIVNGGIIAPSFDDPADAQARAILAKIFPDHEVVMIPGRELLLGGGNIHCLTQQQPAPVKR
- a CDS encoding YiiD C-terminal domain-containing protein, whose protein sequence is MNTDSQYLQSVLHSDIPLTREMGLEVIDWQQHTLRLQLPLAANVNHKSTMFGGSLYCAAVLVGWGWLHLRLRELGIDDGHIVIQEGQISYPLPVTGAAVARCAAPDEKTWARFVTMYQRRGRARLTLETTVSNAGSDAPAVRFSGQYVLHR